The window GAGCGCATGGCGCGGCGGAGCCGCCGGCAGGTGGTGCCGGGGCGGGAGGGCCGGGTGAGGCGGGCGTGGCGGCGGCACGAGGGAGGGTGAGGGGAACATGGCGGGCCTTTCACGGTCGTCTCCCCAGGCGGTGGGGCACGCGGAGAGCAGGCACGGGAGCGGGGAGCACTCGGGAACGGGGTAGGGCGGGGCACTCGGGAACGGGCGCGGCGAGGCACACGGGACCGAGGTGCGGTGGGGCACACGGGAACGGGGCGCGACGGGGAAGCGCACGGGAACGGGGGATGCCGGGGCACACGGAAGCAGGACGCGCCGGGGAGCGCAGGGGAGCGGGATGCGTCGGGGAGCGCACGGCCCGCAGAAGGAGCGACCGCCGCCACCGCCGGGGCAGGACGCCCTCCGGCGACGAGGTCGTCGCGGTGCGGCACGGAGTATTGCCGATGCGTGACGGCCGCCACAAGTGCAAGAGGGTTTTTCGACACATCGACCCTGCACAGTGACCGTCAGACGGTGGTTACACGTCTTGCCCCACCGCAGCCGGCGTCGGTCACGATCTGCGCAACGACCCGGCTCAGGCTCTGGCGGAGCCCGGAAATGGGTGCTACACAGTCTCCAGCGCACTTGGTGACACGTGTAACAACATCAAGTAAATCCGCGTCAGGCCGCCGCACCTCCCGGTGACGACGCCGCCCGGCGTCCGCTCGCGGCGCGCCCCCTCCCCCACGCACGCCACCTCCCCGCTCCGTCCCCCGAGGAGTCGTCATGGCCACGCACGAAGTAGCCGATCCGACCGTCCCCCCGATTCCGGAACCCGCCCGCCAGCGTGGGCTCCTGCCCCTGCTGCTGGTCGCCAACTCCGCGTTGATGGCGGTCTACATGGGTGTCGGCTCCGTGCTGCTGCCCACGCAGATCGCCGCGATCGCCCCCGATGACAAGGTCGCCGTCCTGGGCCTGATCGGCGGCATCAGCGCGATCTTCGCCACCGCCTTCAATCCGATCGCCGGCGCCCTCTCCGACCGCAGCGGGCGCCGCAACCCCTGGATCCTGGGCGGCGCCCTGGCCTCGCTCGCCGGCCTGGCCTTCCTCGGCAACGTGACCACCGCGCTGCTCGTCGGCATCGGCTGGTGCCTGATCCAGGCCACCATGAACGTCTATCAGGCCGCGGTCACCGCGATCGTGCCCGACCGGGTCGCCGCCACCCGCCGCGGCACCGCGTCCGCGCTGGTGGGGCTCGGCCTGCCCATCGGCGGCACGGTCGGCGTGCTCGTCGCCTCCCAGACCGCGGAACACCTGCGCACCGGCTACCTCGTCCTCGGTGCGATCGTCGCCGTGTCCGCGCTGCTGCTCACCGGCTTCTGCCGGGACATCCCGCGCACCGGGCCCGCCGCCGACGCGCCGGCCGCACCCAAGCGCGCCCAACTGGCCGCATTCCTCTCGGCGTTGGCCAACCACGACTTCCGGTGGGCCTTCATCGGCCGGGCCCTGATGGTCCTCGGCTACTTCTCCGTCATCGGCTACCAGCTGTACATCCTCGGCGACCACATCGCGCTGCCCGCCGGACTCACCCCGCCCGCCGCGATGGCCGTGCTCACCCCGGTGTCGATGGTCGCGATGGCCGTCTCCACCGTGCTGGGCGGTCTGCTGTCCGACCGCTGGAACCGGCGCAAGGTGTTCGTCGGCGTATCGGCCGCCCTCGCCGGGCTCGTCATGGTGGTCCCCGTGGTCAGCCCGACCTGGACCGGCATGCTCGTCTTCAGCGCGCTCAACGGCCTCGCCTTCGGATGCTTCATGGCCGTCGACACCGCGCTCGTCACCCTCGTCCTCCCGCGGGCCGAGGACGCCGCCCGCGACATGGGCGTCCTCAACATCGCGAACGCGGGACCGCAGATCATCGCCCCCTTCGTCGCCTCGGCCATCGTCACCGCGCTGGGCGGCTACACCCCGCTCTTCCTGGCCGGCGGTGTCCTCTCCCTGATCGGCGCGCTCGCCATCCTCCCGATCCGCAGCGTGCGCTGATCCCACTCCCCCGGGTCCGTCCCGCGGGACGGGCCCGGCCGGAACTCCGGCGGGCGCACGCCGAGGGTCGCGCGCCCGCCGGCTCACCACCCCACTCACCCTCATCTCCCTCCCCTCTGAAGGAGCACTCTGTGAGACGCAAGCGAGTTCTGCCGCTGGCCGCCCTGATGCTGTGCACGCCGGCCCTGGCCGGCACCGCACCGGCGGTCGCCTCGCCGCAGACCGCGCCCTCCGCGACGCCGGCGGCCGCGCCCGCCGGCCCGTTGCGGATCCTGCTCACCAACGACGACGGATACAACGCGCCGGGCATCCGCAAGGCCTTCGAGCGGCTGACCGCCGCCGGACACGACGTCACGATCGTCGCCCCGCTCACCAACCAGAGCGGCACCGGCACGAAGATGATGAACGCCCCCACGATCACGGTGAAGCACCCCGAGCCGAAGGTCTGGGCCGTCGACGGCACTCCGGGCGACTCCGTCGCCTTCGGACTGTCCGAGGTCTTCGCCGGCGCCGCCCCCGACCTGGTCGTCTCCGGCACCAACTTCGGCCCGAACGTCGCCGGGCTCGCCACCCACTCCGGTACGGTCGGCGGCGCCGTCACCGCGCTGGAGTCCGGCGTACCGGCCATCGCGCTGAGCACCGGCGGCCTGAGCGCGCCCGACCCGGTCACCACGGTCAACGCCATGGGGCCCACGGTCGACTTCGCGGTCAAGCTGATCGACCGGCTGCGGGCGCGGGCCCGGTCCGGTCCGCTGCTGCCCAAGGGCGTCGGCCTGAACGTCAACCACCCGGTCGTCGGCGCGGACGGCACGGGCAAGGCCGCCGGGGTGGCCGCGACCTTCCAGGATCCGCAGAACTTCCTCGAACCGGACTTCACCGACGCGGGCGACGGCACCTGGAAGATCACCGTGAAGGTGGACCTGCAGCCCGCCGCCAAGGGCGGTGACGTCGAAGCCGTGAGCGCCGGCCGGATCGCCGTCAGCCCGATGAACCCGGACTGGAACACCGGCCCGGCGGACCACGCCGTGACCTCCGCCCTGCTCGCCGGGCTCCGCCCGTAGGACCCGGGCACCGGCCGGGGCGGGGCGGGGCGGCGCGGTGCACCGCGCCACCGCCCCGCCCCGGCCGGTCGGGACCGGGAACGACCCGGCACGACCCGGCACGACCCGGCACGACCCCGCACGAACCGGCACGACTCCAGGAGGACGGATGAAGAGGCCCGGGAACCGGCTGCCTTCGGCAAGATCCCCAAGATCCCTGCTCGGTACGGCCCTCGGGCTGGCGGCTCTCCTCGTCTCGGCGGCGCCGACGACGGCGACGGCGACGGCGACGGCGACGGCGACGGCGACGGCGACGGCGACGGCGACGGCGACGGCGACGGCGACGGCGACGGCGACGGCGACGGCGACGGCGACGGCGACGGCGACGGCGACGGCGACGGCCTCCGGCGGATCACCGCGCCCGGTGGTCACCGTCGCGCAGGGCGCCCTGCGCGGCCAATCACAGGACGGGGCCCAGGAGTTCCTCGGTGTCCCCTACGCCGCTCCCCCGGTCGGGGACGCACGGCTGCGGGCGCCTCAGCCGCCGCCCCGCTGGAACGGCGTGCGCGACGCCGTCCGACAGGCCCCCGCCTGCCTGCAGTTCTCGCCGTTCGGCCTGAGCGATCCGCAGGCCGTCAGCGAGGACTGCCTCTACCTGGACGTGTACCGGCCGAGGACGGCCCGCCCGGGAGCCCGGCTCCCGGTGGTCCTCTGGATGCACGGAGGCGCGTACAGCCAGGGCACGGGCACCCAGTTCGGCGGGCGCACCATGGCCGACCTCACCCAGAGCGTGGTCGTCAGCATCAACTACCGGCTGGGGCAGCTCGGTTATCTGGCTCTTCCCGAGCTGGGCCGGGAGAACGACCCGCGCTCCGGGTCCTTCGGGCTGATGGACCAGCTCGCGGCGCTGCAGTGGACCCGGCAGAACATCGGCGCGTTCGGCGGGAATCCGGCCAACGTCACGATCTCCGGGCAGTCCGCGGGCAGCGGCTCCGTCTGCGCGCTGCTGGCCGCCCCGTCGGCCGCGGGCCTGTTCCACCGGGCCGTGCTGCAGAGCGGCCCGTGCACCCTGCTCCGTACGCCCGACAGCGCGAGCGCCGAGGGGCAGGCGCGGTCCTTCGCCGCGCGTGCGGGATGCACCGCCGGGGCGGAGGTGGCCGCCTGCCTGCGTGCCGCCTCCGGAGCGGCGCTGGTCGAGGCGGCCCGTACGCTGCCCACGCCGGGTCCGGCGTCGGGCGACGGGCTGCTGCCGCTGGCCCCCGCACAGGCCATCGGGAGCGGCGCGTGGAACAAGGTGCCGGTCCTGATCGGGAGCACCCGCTCCGAAGCCCGCTTCTTCGTCGCCCTGACACAGCCCCATCTGACGGCCGAGCAGTACACGGCGCAGATCCTGGCGGGGTACGGGGCCGCGGGACCCGAGGTGCTCGCCCGCTATCCGGTCGCGGACCACGGCTCGCCGTATCTGGCGCTGTCGGCGGTCATGACGGACTCGACCTTCGCCTGCCACACGGCGTGGACGGCGCAGCTCTTCGCCTCCCAGGTGCCGACGTACGTCTACGAGTTCGACGACCCCCGGTCGCCGACGCTCGCGGGCGCTCAGGTGCCGGGCCTGGACGAGTCGAACGCCCACAGCGCGGAGCTGGCGTATCTGCACGACTTCACCATGGGCGAGCGTCCGCTGACCCCGGTGCAGGTCGCGCTCGGCAACCGGATGAAGCGCCACTGGGCGGCGTTCGCCCGCTTCGGCGCCCCCGTCGTGGCGGGACAGACCCCGTGGCCCGCGGCCGGAGCCGGCGCCTCCGCGGTCCTCAC of the Streptomyces sp. NBC_01294 genome contains:
- a CDS encoding MFS transporter, translating into MATHEVADPTVPPIPEPARQRGLLPLLLVANSALMAVYMGVGSVLLPTQIAAIAPDDKVAVLGLIGGISAIFATAFNPIAGALSDRSGRRNPWILGGALASLAGLAFLGNVTTALLVGIGWCLIQATMNVYQAAVTAIVPDRVAATRRGTASALVGLGLPIGGTVGVLVASQTAEHLRTGYLVLGAIVAVSALLLTGFCRDIPRTGPAADAPAAPKRAQLAAFLSALANHDFRWAFIGRALMVLGYFSVIGYQLYILGDHIALPAGLTPPAAMAVLTPVSMVAMAVSTVLGGLLSDRWNRRKVFVGVSAALAGLVMVVPVVSPTWTGMLVFSALNGLAFGCFMAVDTALVTLVLPRAEDAARDMGVLNIANAGPQIIAPFVASAIVTALGGYTPLFLAGGVLSLIGALAILPIRSVR
- the surE gene encoding 5'/3'-nucleotidase SurE; the encoded protein is MRRKRVLPLAALMLCTPALAGTAPAVASPQTAPSATPAAAPAGPLRILLTNDDGYNAPGIRKAFERLTAAGHDVTIVAPLTNQSGTGTKMMNAPTITVKHPEPKVWAVDGTPGDSVAFGLSEVFAGAAPDLVVSGTNFGPNVAGLATHSGTVGGAVTALESGVPAIALSTGGLSAPDPVTTVNAMGPTVDFAVKLIDRLRARARSGPLLPKGVGLNVNHPVVGADGTGKAAGVAATFQDPQNFLEPDFTDAGDGTWKITVKVDLQPAAKGGDVEAVSAGRIAVSPMNPDWNTGPADHAVTSALLAGLRP
- a CDS encoding carboxylesterase/lipase family protein, whose product is MKRPGNRLPSARSPRSLLGTALGLAALLVSAAPTTATATATATATATATATATATATATATATATATATATATATATASGGSPRPVVTVAQGALRGQSQDGAQEFLGVPYAAPPVGDARLRAPQPPPRWNGVRDAVRQAPACLQFSPFGLSDPQAVSEDCLYLDVYRPRTARPGARLPVVLWMHGGAYSQGTGTQFGGRTMADLTQSVVVSINYRLGQLGYLALPELGRENDPRSGSFGLMDQLAALQWTRQNIGAFGGNPANVTISGQSAGSGSVCALLAAPSAAGLFHRAVLQSGPCTLLRTPDSASAEGQARSFAARAGCTAGAEVAACLRAASGAALVEAARTLPTPGPASGDGLLPLAPAQAIGSGAWNKVPVLIGSTRSEARFFVALTQPHLTAEQYTAQILAGYGAAGPEVLARYPVADHGSPYLALSAVMTDSTFACHTAWTAQLFASQVPTYVYEFDDPRSPTLAGAQVPGLDESNAHSAELAYLHDFTMGERPLTPVQVALGNRMKRHWAAFARFGAPVVAGQTPWPAAGAGASAVLTLHPTATRTTTSFGADHQCAFWRTQPPRPL